Proteins found in one Thermodesulfobacteriota bacterium genomic segment:
- a CDS encoding MarR family transcriptional regulator has translation MKEIETIESDTGVNRQALSALYSVIDETRALFHRMRAAAEELHGQGELSGGRRGVLRDLDRLGPQTVPQMARSRPVSRQHIQGIVNQLAEEGYVEFIENPAHKRSHLVTLTEKGKELVSAMNHREEKILSQLEVNISESDMKIAANVLRSLRELFESSQWKRLIKGVNKK, from the coding sequence ATGAAGGAAATAGAAACAATCGAGTCCGACACCGGAGTTAATAGACAAGCACTATCAGCCTTATATTCAGTGATTGACGAGACTAGGGCTTTGTTCCACCGTATGCGTGCAGCAGCGGAAGAGCTTCACGGTCAAGGTGAGTTATCAGGCGGAAGAAGAGGTGTTTTAAGAGACCTCGACCGTTTGGGACCCCAGACGGTTCCGCAGATGGCACGTTCTCGCCCGGTTAGCCGCCAGCACATCCAGGGAATTGTCAACCAGCTTGCCGAAGAGGGTTATGTTGAATTCATCGAAAACCCCGCTCACAAGCGATCCCATCTAGTAACTTTGACCGAAAAGGGGAAAGAACTTGTTAGCGCTATGAACCACAGGGAAGAAAAAATTCTATCTCAACTGGAAGTAAATATTTCAGAGAGTGACATGAAGATTGCGGCCAATGTTCTAAGATCCCTACGAGAGTTATTCGAAAGCAGTCAATGGAAACGGCTAATCAAGGGCGTCAACAAAAAGTAA
- a CDS encoding class I SAM-dependent methyltransferase, translating to MKCMQGFRRQFGQPRGFWGSLAGVIMAYTNRERNRWVISLLDIKRSNRVLEIGFGPGLAIELISKTALDGFIAGIDHSEVMIRQASKRNAEAIRVGRVDLRLGSVSNFPQFDEPFDRIISINSIQFWDNPVESLKGLWNMLKPGGLIAIALQPRHPGATEEDVRDAGKEISTFLEKSGFSEIRLETKKMRPVSTVCVIGYKGTGTIMN from the coding sequence ATGAAATGTATGCAAGGTTTTCGTCGACAATTTGGCCAACCCAGAGGATTTTGGGGAAGCCTGGCCGGAGTGATTATGGCCTACACGAACCGGGAACGAAACCGATGGGTCATCTCATTACTCGACATAAAGCGAAGCAATAGGGTGCTGGAAATCGGTTTCGGCCCAGGATTGGCGATAGAGCTAATCAGCAAGACTGCACTAGATGGTTTCATTGCCGGAATCGACCATTCCGAGGTGATGATCAGGCAAGCTTCGAAGCGGAATGCCGAAGCAATAAGAGTGGGAAGAGTAGATTTGCGGCTTGGGTCCGTTTCAAATTTCCCACAGTTCGACGAGCCTTTTGATAGGATAATCAGCATCAACTCGATCCAGTTCTGGGATAACCCAGTTGAAAGCTTAAAGGGACTTTGGAATATGCTGAAACCAGGAGGCTTGATCGCCATTGCGCTTCAGCCGAGACATCCGGGGGCAACGGAGGAAGACGTCCGGGACGCAGGAAAAGAAATTTCCACATTCTTGGAAAAATCCGGATTCTCAGAGATTAGATTAGAGACAAAAAAGATGAGGCCCGTGTCTACCGTATGTGTGATTGGTTATAAGGGAACTGGCACGATTATGAATTGA
- the xseA gene encoding exodeoxyribonuclease VII large subunit yields MNDYPSFFSLIRGEIYSVFELTTRIKEIIEGEIGYDYVWVSGEISNFRDAYASGHWYFSLKDDYSQISAVCFKGSNQYIKFKPENGMEVICCGQIGVYEKQGIYQINVRYIEPKGIGAQALALEQLKEKLLAEGLFDQARKRSIPFLPQKIGVVTSPSGAAIRDILKVLDRRFPNLEILISPTRVQGEEAPAEIVKGLRRLYKIEGLDLIILARGGGSKEDLWAFNEEAVAREIVKSPVPVISAVGHEIDITISDLVADLRVATPSMAAEVAVMEKDKLAQELMGLNERMAIALRKLMELRRKDVSQLQHDITRSIRIKLDSAGLGLQALSGKLDALSPLKVLERGYSITQMLPSMRVIRESKELQSGDQVLIRFHSGKARCSVEETED; encoded by the coding sequence ATGAATGATTACCCCTCCTTCTTCAGCCTTATCAGAGGTGAAATCTACTCCGTCTTCGAGCTTACGACCAGGATTAAAGAAATAATAGAAGGGGAAATAGGATACGACTATGTCTGGGTGTCAGGAGAGATTTCAAACTTTAGGGACGCCTACGCCAGCGGGCACTGGTATTTCTCCCTCAAAGACGATTACAGCCAAATCTCCGCCGTATGCTTTAAAGGGTCAAACCAATACATAAAATTCAAGCCGGAAAACGGGATGGAGGTTATATGCTGCGGGCAGATAGGCGTGTACGAAAAGCAGGGAATATATCAGATAAACGTCCGGTACATAGAGCCAAAGGGAATCGGCGCACAGGCCCTGGCACTTGAGCAGTTAAAAGAGAAGCTTCTTGCCGAGGGCCTGTTTGACCAGGCGAGAAAACGGTCCATACCTTTTCTCCCTCAAAAGATAGGGGTGGTTACTTCCCCGTCAGGAGCAGCAATAAGAGACATCCTTAAGGTACTAGACCGGAGATTCCCGAACCTGGAGATACTTATTTCCCCGACCCGGGTTCAGGGGGAAGAAGCACCGGCTGAGATAGTAAAAGGCCTAAGAAGGCTATATAAAATCGAGGGGCTCGATTTAATCATCCTGGCTAGAGGCGGCGGCTCAAAAGAAGACCTCTGGGCTTTCAACGAGGAAGCGGTGGCCCGGGAGATCGTTAAATCTCCTGTCCCGGTAATTTCTGCCGTGGGGCACGAAATTGATATTACCATTTCTGACCTGGTAGCAGACCTGAGGGTCGCTACACCTTCCATGGCTGCCGAAGTTGCGGTTATGGAAAAAGATAAGCTAGCTCAGGAATTGATGGGCCTGAATGAAAGAATGGCTATTGCGTTGAGAAAACTCATGGAACTCCGCAGAAAGGACGTCTCCCAGTTACAGCATGATATAACCAGGTCAATAAGAATAAAACTCGACTCCGCAGGCTTAGGTCTTCAGGCGTTATCCGGCAAGTTGGATGCCCTAAGCCCACTCAAGGTGCTCGAACGAGGCTACAGCATCACCCAGATGCTCCCTTCTATGAGGGTCATAAGGGAATCAAAGGAACTCCAATCTGGAGATCAGGTTCTCATAAGGTTCCACAGCGGAAAAGCACGATGCTCCGTAGAAGAAACCGAGGACTAA
- a CDS encoding AMP-binding protein, with amino-acid sequence MNIEKTIPALITNRIKKYQSKILFQRRDGWSWKQITWLDFERDVKSIASFLLDLGFGPGDAAIMVSPNRMECLFAEVAVCFLGGVAIPMEGDELLERIIEELAKGVRIKFIFTADAAIANRVITFFNSFPDLGKIIVFSYNDLGKDDRIIPYASVLKFGLLKRRQLEDSLTTTSESVSPDSPAVIFYDPGLNGKVNEKKVAHLDLIEALHLMAKTYPFIGEEDQSFSCLTSASPFEKFINYLALYMGSRIVMAETREDFFEDILEVKPTVLFETRDGLEDICSRVLSDAGKKSGSEKLRRDLGNRIKYVLTDAPPEDRIKSLFSKSGASIVEVPELNKLGEL; translated from the coding sequence ATGAATATCGAGAAAACTATACCGGCTCTTATCACAAACCGAATCAAAAAATACCAGAGCAAGATCCTCTTTCAACGAAGGGACGGCTGGAGCTGGAAACAGATAACCTGGCTTGATTTTGAGAGGGATGTTAAAAGCATAGCTTCCTTCCTCCTGGACCTTGGTTTTGGGCCTGGAGATGCGGCCATCATGGTTTCACCCAACCGGATGGAATGCTTGTTTGCCGAGGTGGCAGTTTGTTTCCTGGGCGGGGTGGCGATCCCCATGGAGGGGGATGAGCTTTTAGAAAGAATAATAGAAGAGCTTGCTAAGGGGGTGAGGATAAAATTTATCTTCACTGCGGATGCGGCCATAGCTAATAGGGTTATAACTTTCTTCAATAGCTTTCCGGACTTGGGGAAGATTATCGTTTTCTCGTATAACGACCTTGGTAAAGACGATAGGATTATACCGTATGCAAGCGTTCTTAAATTCGGACTACTTAAGAGAAGACAGCTTGAAGACAGTTTGACCACAACCTCAGAAAGCGTTTCACCAGATTCCCCGGCTGTAATTTTCTATGATCCCGGCTTGAATGGGAAAGTGAATGAGAAAAAGGTTGCCCATTTGGATTTGATTGAAGCGTTACACCTCATGGCCAAGACGTATCCATTCATCGGGGAAGAAGACCAATCCTTTTCCTGCCTGACATCGGCCAGCCCCTTCGAGAAATTCATAAATTATCTGGCCCTCTACATGGGCTCTCGGATAGTTATGGCGGAAACAAGAGAGGACTTTTTCGAGGATATTCTTGAAGTAAAACCGACTGTCCTTTTTGAAACCAGAGACGGCCTTGAAGATATATGTTCAAGGGTTTTATCCGACGCCGGAAAAAAATCGGGGAGCGAAAAACTGAGAAGGGATTTGGGAAATAGAATAAAATATGTTCTGACCGATGCTCCACCCGAAGACCGAATAAAAAGCCTCTTTTCCAAATCAGGAGCGTCTATTGTTGAGGTTCCTGAGTTGAATAAACTCGGTGAGCTTTAA
- a CDS encoding CCA tRNA nucleotidyltransferase: MAIVHKLKPFTGELLLSAKSIVERLRESGYRAFFVGGCVRDMVMKIPPEEYDITTSAKPDEIMKIFPNTVPVGANFGVILVLEDKHKFEVATFRRDESYSDGRHPDRVIYSGDEREDVLRRDFTINGMLYDPLTEEVIDYVGGIEDLRNRVIRTIGNPKDRFNEDKLRMMRAVRFAARFSYKLDEDTIKAIYELAPLISQVSAERVRDEVVKIISQENPGLGLRLLRETGLLKHILPEIDNMHGVPQPPEFHPEGDVFTHTCLVLDKLFEITKGKPSPELALGGLFHDVGKPITLTVTDRIRFNGHDKIGAEMTKKICKKLRFSNKQIERIVSLVREHLRFKDVFRMRESTLKRFLGIPCFEDHLTLHLADCLASHGSTDVYDFMKKKLEELKQEEIKPRPILNGYDLIEMGYAPGPIFSSILDSLEEAQLEGTVKDKEQAKRFVQERFPI, from the coding sequence ATGGCTATCGTACACAAACTAAAACCTTTTACCGGCGAATTGCTTCTCTCGGCAAAAAGCATAGTCGAACGTCTAAGAGAATCCGGTTATAGAGCGTTCTTCGTCGGGGGGTGTGTAAGGGATATGGTTATGAAAATTCCGCCTGAGGAATACGATATCACCACAAGCGCCAAGCCCGATGAGATAATGAAGATTTTCCCGAATACGGTGCCGGTGGGGGCAAATTTCGGTGTCATCTTAGTGCTGGAAGATAAGCATAAATTCGAGGTGGCCACATTCAGGAGGGATGAAAGCTACTCCGACGGCAGGCACCCCGACCGGGTTATCTACAGCGGCGACGAGCGCGAGGACGTCCTTAGAAGGGATTTCACCATAAACGGTATGCTCTACGACCCGCTGACCGAGGAAGTAATCGATTACGTCGGGGGCATCGAGGATTTAAGAAATCGAGTGATTAGGACAATTGGAAATCCTAAAGACAGATTCAATGAAGACAAGCTCCGCATGATGCGGGCAGTGCGATTTGCTGCCAGGTTTAGCTACAAACTAGATGAAGATACGATCAAGGCGATTTATGAATTGGCCCCGTTAATCTCCCAGGTGAGTGCCGAGAGAGTGAGGGACGAGGTGGTTAAGATCATATCCCAGGAAAACCCCGGTCTTGGACTAAGACTATTGAGAGAAACCGGTCTTTTGAAGCACATTCTTCCGGAAATCGACAACATGCACGGGGTACCCCAGCCCCCGGAGTTTCATCCGGAAGGGGATGTATTCACGCACACCTGCTTAGTACTGGACAAGTTATTTGAAATCACCAAAGGAAAGCCCTCGCCCGAGCTTGCCCTGGGGGGGCTTTTTCACGACGTGGGGAAGCCGATTACCCTAACGGTCACCGATAGGATCAGGTTTAACGGGCACGATAAAATCGGTGCGGAAATGACAAAGAAGATTTGCAAAAAACTCCGGTTTTCTAACAAGCAAATCGAGAGGATAGTTTCCCTGGTGAGAGAGCATCTGAGATTTAAGGACGTTTTTAGGATGAGGGAAAGCACACTAAAACGTTTTCTGGGCATTCCATGCTTTGAAGACCATCTTACGCTTCACCTGGCAGACTGCCTGGCCAGCCACGGCTCCACCGATGTGTATGATTTCATGAAGAAAAAGCTCGAAGAATTAAAACAAGAAGAGATCAAACCAAGACCGATTCTGAACGGGTACGACCTGATCGAAATGGGATACGCACCCGGTCCTATCTTCTCCAGCATCCTAGACTCATTGGAGGAAGCTCAGTTGGAAGGTACGGTCAAAGATAAAGAGCAGGCAAAAAGATTTGTACAGGAAAGATTCCCAATTTAA
- a CDS encoding zf-HC2 domain-containing protein produces MCEYTEELYSRWLSRKLTRIEQAFFEEHMQNCADCSTLVLEENKERLTALRVSSLKFGFGIGLLASLITSIGLVIGLNNLANYSSRDFIISGILYLPIALFTGVQIVAFKLSEAANSKLSNLLRSIVTLFVFSTLLYSVLFNIPALAKASHASIGRFNESLILFLNIVLSAFYWVIGNRLAIQAYNRELETSSFVASLLSTWVLVLAGISYLAIR; encoded by the coding sequence ATGTGTGAGTATACAGAAGAACTTTATAGCAGATGGCTAAGCAGAAAGCTGACCAGGATTGAACAGGCCTTTTTTGAAGAACATATGCAAAACTGTGCCGACTGCAGCACGCTGGTTTTAGAAGAAAATAAAGAAAGGCTTACTGCATTAAGAGTAAGCTCTCTAAAGTTTGGTTTTGGTATTGGCTTATTGGCCAGTTTGATAACTTCGATTGGGCTAGTCATAGGGCTTAATAATTTGGCCAACTATTCTTCGAGGGATTTTATAATCTCAGGGATTCTCTATCTGCCCATAGCTTTATTCACGGGCGTTCAGATAGTTGCTTTCAAATTGAGCGAGGCCGCGAATTCTAAATTGTCAAACCTTTTGAGGTCCATAGTTACGTTATTTGTATTTTCTACCCTTCTCTACAGCGTCCTCTTTAATATCCCTGCTCTGGCCAAGGCGTCCCACGCCAGCATAGGAAGGTTCAACGAATCCTTAATCCTATTCTTGAATATAGTGCTTTCTGCTTTTTATTGGGTTATCGGCAACCGCTTAGCTATACAAGCTTACAATAGGGAACTAGAGACTTCGTCCTTTGTAGCTTCTTTGTTGTCGACTTGGGTATTGGTTCTAGCGGGGATAAGTTATCTGGCAATCAGGTAA
- a CDS encoding zinc ribbon domain-containing protein: MTHPILTQAANWESISSVCLQHLSHLPIFLFIVIVAAFVFLPFLLYGSAYAIYRINQSLTSKARQEFGCPTCGESVKIEWDFCPKCGAEIYLPAYPATLNEVIIEDRPYNTELPVHMPNLLQLPNIDRVVTIKSKN, encoded by the coding sequence ATGACACACCCGATTTTAACCCAAGCCGCAAACTGGGAGAGTATTTCCTCAGTATGCCTGCAACACCTTTCCCATCTTCCTATATTTCTTTTTATAGTTATAGTAGCCGCTTTTGTATTCCTACCTTTCCTCCTCTACGGCTCTGCTTACGCTATCTATAGAATAAACCAGTCCCTAACCTCCAAGGCAAGACAGGAATTTGGGTGTCCGACCTGCGGCGAATCAGTAAAAATCGAATGGGATTTTTGTCCTAAGTGTGGCGCGGAGATTTACCTACCGGCATATCCGGCAACCTTGAACGAAGTAATAATCGAGGATAGACCGTATAACACGGAATTACCCGTCCACATGCCTAATTTGCTGCAATTACCTAATATCGATAGGGTAGTTACGATAAAAAGCAAAAATTAG
- a CDS encoding ATP synthase F0 subunit C encodes MRRVLTLLMMVGVAVLAAFVPEVLAQEAAEAEGHLGELAKFGLAIGAGLGIGVAAGIGGLGQGRAVAAAVSGIARNPAAAPRIQTPMIIGLALIESLVIYALAITFLLQAKI; translated from the coding sequence ATGAGACGGGTTCTTACATTGTTAATGATGGTCGGGGTTGCAGTTCTCGCTGCTTTTGTCCCTGAGGTATTAGCCCAGGAAGCCGCCGAGGCCGAAGGCCATCTGGGAGAATTAGCCAAGTTCGGGCTGGCCATTGGCGCTGGTTTGGGAATAGGTGTTGCCGCCGGTATCGGCGGTTTAGGACAGGGACGTGCGGTCGCTGCTGCGGTAAGCGGTATCGCCAGAAATCCAGCCGCCGCTCCTCGAATTCAGACCCCTATGATCATCGGTCTTGCTCTGATCGAGTCTCTGGTTATATACGCCCTGGCTATAACATTCTTGTTACAGGCGAAAATTTAA
- the atpB gene encoding F0F1 ATP synthase subunit A: MEHFSWFTLMGLGKYDHVLGAILVLLFLTFAALKIKNNLTGKDSVLPDEKFSLRNVFEILTLDFLLDLFTSMMGSREKAKKYFPLLGSAFFFILFANILGLVPGFLPPTGNFNTTIACALVIFVMYNFYGFKENGIGYLKHFMGPMIYIAPLMIIIEIISHLVRPLSLSLRLFWNMTGDHLVLGIFTNLTHFIIPAVFIALGLFVSFLQAFIFTVLSAIYIALSVAHEHEH, encoded by the coding sequence ATGGAACACTTTAGTTGGTTTACCCTGATGGGGTTGGGAAAATATGACCATGTTCTAGGTGCTATTCTGGTCCTTCTCTTTTTAACCTTCGCCGCTTTAAAGATAAAGAATAATCTCACCGGGAAAGACTCCGTACTCCCAGACGAGAAATTCTCACTGAGGAATGTTTTTGAAATCTTGACCTTGGACTTTCTGCTCGACCTTTTTACCAGCATGATGGGTTCTAGAGAAAAGGCTAAGAAATACTTCCCTCTTCTTGGCTCCGCTTTTTTCTTCATCCTTTTTGCAAACATTCTGGGACTAGTCCCAGGCTTCCTTCCACCTACAGGAAACTTTAATACCACCATTGCCTGCGCTCTAGTAATATTTGTTATGTATAATTTCTACGGTTTTAAGGAGAACGGTATCGGTTATTTGAAACATTTCATGGGTCCGATGATTTACATAGCGCCGCTCATGATCATCATCGAGATTATCAGTCACTTGGTGCGTCCACTGTCACTTTCATTGAGGCTTTTTTGGAACATGACCGGAGACCACTTAGTCCTCGGAATTTTTACCAACCTCACCCATTTCATAATCCCGGCGGTATTCATAGCCCTTGGACTGTTTGTATCCTTTCTTCAGGCTTTTATTTTTACGGTGCTCTCCGCCATATATATAGCACTCTCGGTAGCCCACGAGCACGAGCATTAA
- a CDS encoding AtpZ/AtpI family protein, whose translation MERRRAKVKGRKDLGWAIYFAVGTHLAASIIAGLILGHYVDKWVGTKTPVFTIVGLIAGVISGFSLLIRLMKRKNDDESDEPGQDAGAK comes from the coding sequence ATCGAGCGGAGGCGAGCTAAGGTTAAGGGGAGAAAGGACTTAGGATGGGCCATATATTTTGCGGTAGGGACACATTTGGCCGCTTCGATAATAGCGGGCTTGATATTGGGGCATTATGTCGATAAGTGGGTTGGGACAAAGACACCTGTTTTCACAATTGTCGGGTTGATAGCTGGGGTAATATCCGGGTTCAGTCTATTGATAAGGTTGATGAAGAGAAAAAATGACGACGAGAGCGATGAGCCTGGCCAAGACGCTGGCGCTAAGTAG